One genomic segment of Catalinimonas alkaloidigena includes these proteins:
- a CDS encoding translation initiation factor has product MSKKNKKNREGVVYSTNQNFDYDYNEAQEEETLSPADQDLRVMLDRKSRGGKQVTLITGFVGTAEDLKELGKLLKSKCGVGGSAKDGEVLIQGDVRDKVMDVLHKEGYKAKKSGG; this is encoded by the coding sequence ATGAGCAAAAAGAACAAGAAAAACAGGGAAGGGGTGGTTTATTCCACCAACCAGAACTTTGATTACGATTATAATGAAGCACAGGAAGAGGAGACACTTTCTCCAGCAGATCAGGATCTGCGCGTAATGCTGGATCGCAAGTCAAGAGGGGGTAAACAGGTGACACTGATCACAGGTTTTGTCGGCACCGCTGAAGATCTAAAAGAACTGGGTAAACTGCTTAAATCTAAATGTGGAGTAGGTGGCTCAGCCAAAGACGGAGAAGTATTAATACAGGGAGATGTGCGTGACAAAGTGATGGATGTGCTGCATAAAGAAGGCTATAAAGCTAAGAAGTCTGGAGGTTGA
- a CDS encoding MarR family winged helix-turn-helix transcriptional regulator encodes MKTSPEALWLENQICFPLYAVSRMVTKLYTPLLNQLDITYPQYLVLLILWKEGQKSVTELSGSLLLETNTLTPLLKRMEKKALVQRNRSTTDERRVEVSLTPKGSALQQKAVCIPQQIFDEVHAEAMSETETLQFKATLYKLLNIFENTK; translated from the coding sequence ATGAAAACTAGTCCGGAAGCTTTATGGCTGGAGAATCAGATCTGTTTTCCCCTCTATGCGGTATCCAGGATGGTTACGAAACTATATACACCTTTGTTAAATCAACTGGATATCACATATCCTCAATATTTGGTGCTTCTCATACTCTGGAAGGAAGGGCAGAAAAGTGTGACTGAGCTTAGCGGTTCACTTTTATTAGAAACCAACACCCTGACGCCCTTACTGAAAAGAATGGAAAAGAAGGCGTTGGTCCAAAGAAATCGTTCAACAACTGATGAGCGACGCGTGGAAGTGAGCCTCACTCCAAAAGGGAGCGCTTTGCAGCAAAAAGCAGTTTGTATCCCTCAACAAATCTTTGATGAGGTGCATGCTGAAGCTATGAGTGAAACTGAAACGCTACAGTTTAAAGCTACCTTGTACAAACTTTTAAATATCTTTGAGAACACAAAGTAA
- a CDS encoding metallophosphoesterase family protein: MPGFFFNPISRKTFIRQSATLVGAATVGSALFTHASTPKRELHFALLSDTHIAEDKLNEYRGFFPYQNLQKVVDQLRNFKHEGLIINGDVARLEGKVGDYQTVKNLLRPLANNFPIHMGLGNHDDREPFFNVFPDNETAKLEGKHVSIIESDPVRIIILDSLLYVNKVAGLLGESQRKWLTSYLKTSDNKPTVLFVHHTLGDGDTDLLDANRMFEIIRPYQKVKAIFYGHSHRYHIEKKENIYLVNLPAVGYNFKDDQPIGWVDAVFDEKGVKLSLQAIGGNMGENAKLSELKWKA; the protein is encoded by the coding sequence ATGCCGGGCTTTTTTTTCAACCCCATCTCCAGAAAGACTTTTATCAGGCAAAGTGCCACATTGGTTGGCGCTGCTACGGTAGGTAGCGCATTGTTTACTCATGCTTCAACACCTAAAAGAGAACTTCATTTCGCATTACTTTCGGATACACACATAGCTGAGGACAAATTAAATGAATACCGAGGCTTTTTCCCTTATCAAAACCTTCAAAAGGTGGTAGATCAGCTGAGAAATTTTAAGCATGAAGGGTTGATTATCAATGGAGATGTAGCACGACTGGAAGGAAAAGTAGGAGACTACCAAACAGTAAAAAACTTACTTAGGCCGTTGGCTAATAATTTTCCCATCCACATGGGTTTGGGAAATCACGATGATAGAGAACCTTTTTTTAATGTATTTCCTGATAATGAAACAGCAAAGCTTGAAGGAAAACATGTAAGTATCATTGAAAGTGATCCGGTAAGAATAATCATACTGGATTCACTACTCTATGTAAATAAGGTGGCAGGTTTATTAGGAGAGTCCCAAAGAAAATGGCTTACAAGCTATCTGAAAACTTCAGATAATAAACCTACAGTTTTATTCGTACACCATACTTTAGGTGATGGAGACACCGATCTGCTGGACGCCAACCGTATGTTTGAAATTATTCGCCCTTATCAAAAGGTCAAAGCAATCTTTTATGGGCACTCACATCGCTATCATATAGAAAAAAAAGAAAATATCTATCTGGTTAATCTCCCCGCTGTAGGCTACAATTTTAAAGACGATCAACCTATTGGTTGGGTAGATGCAGTTTTTGATGAAAAAGGCGTAAAGCTTAGTTTACAGGCAATAGGGGGAAATATGGGTGAAAATGCCAAGCTTTCCGAATTGAAATGGAAAGCTTAA
- a CDS encoding pseudouridine synthase yields MLEIIYRDEHFLAINKPHGLLVHRSRIAKDATEFALQMLRDQIEQTVYPVHRLDRKTGGVLLFALDEVTHKKTQELFAHNLVRKRYLAIVRGYTEDAVEIDYPLRKENGKLQEAYTEFSTVSRAELDIPFGRYLTARYSLLNVQPKTGRMHQIRKHLSHIRHPIIGDRPHGCNKQNRFFKERWQMDTMLLHAYQLEFTHPIKNNAVLIRAGLQSEFQRMMDLMHWQSSFDK; encoded by the coding sequence ATGCTGGAAATCATCTATCGGGATGAGCATTTCTTAGCTATCAACAAACCACACGGATTGCTGGTTCACAGATCACGAATTGCTAAAGACGCCACAGAATTTGCCTTACAAATGTTACGTGACCAGATAGAGCAAACCGTGTATCCGGTGCATCGGCTCGACCGTAAAACAGGAGGTGTGTTGCTTTTTGCTTTAGATGAAGTCACACATAAAAAAACGCAGGAATTGTTTGCCCATAATCTGGTTAGAAAGCGGTATCTGGCAATTGTAAGGGGCTATACTGAAGATGCAGTGGAAATTGATTATCCGCTGCGAAAAGAAAATGGCAAGCTGCAGGAAGCTTACACTGAATTTAGTACTGTAAGCAGAGCAGAACTGGATATTCCCTTCGGCAGATACCTGACAGCACGCTACTCTTTGTTAAACGTACAACCTAAAACCGGAAGAATGCATCAGATTCGTAAACATTTGAGCCATATCCGCCATCCTATTATTGGAGACAGGCCCCATGGATGTAACAAGCAGAATAGATTTTTTAAAGAGCGCTGGCAAATGGACACGATGCTATTACATGCTTACCAACTTGAGTTTACGCACCCGATAAAAAATAATGCTGTTTTAATACGGGCCGGCCTTCAATCCGAGTTTCAACGAATGATGGATTTGATGCATTGGCAATCAAGTTTTGATAAATGA
- a CDS encoding pyridoxal phosphate-dependent decarboxylase family protein — protein MEKMHSAEEFRKHAHRMVDWIADFYQEIEKYPVKSQVQPGEIYNQLPPSAPEQGEPMEQIFADFQKIILPGVTHWQSPNFYAYFPANASFPSMLGEMLMSALGAQCMIWETSPAAAELEEKVMLWLRDILGLPKAFSGVIQDTASTATLCAMLTAREKKTTSESNEKGIQHLKKMRVYCSAETHSSVEKGVKIMGLGRENLVKIPVDEAQRMRTDLLKLAIEKDLKDDYQPLCVVAALGTTGTLAFDDLDEIAVICKAFDIWLHVDAAYAGSAFILPEYQHYLQGIEGVDSFVFNPHKWLMTHFDCSAYFVRDPEALVNTFSILPEYLKTSSRGKVNDYRDWGIPLGRRFRALKVWFVLRSFGINGLQETIKQHISLTEELGALIRQQSDFVLKVQRMNLLAFYYQPQDILGQKQLNDINQQLMEQLNASGKLYLTHTKVDGRFLIRMVIGQSSVARNHVMESWKIIQDTARKIHTP, from the coding sequence ATGGAAAAAATGCACTCTGCTGAAGAATTTAGGAAACATGCGCACCGGATGGTTGACTGGATAGCGGATTTCTACCAGGAGATAGAAAAGTATCCGGTAAAGTCTCAGGTACAGCCGGGTGAGATTTACAATCAGCTTCCTCCATCAGCCCCTGAGCAGGGTGAGCCTATGGAGCAAATCTTCGCCGATTTTCAAAAGATCATCCTGCCGGGTGTTACCCACTGGCAGAGTCCTAATTTCTATGCTTACTTTCCTGCAAACGCAAGCTTTCCATCTATGCTAGGCGAAATGCTTATGTCCGCGCTGGGAGCGCAGTGTATGATATGGGAAACTTCTCCGGCAGCGGCCGAGCTGGAGGAGAAAGTCATGCTTTGGTTGAGAGATATCTTAGGTTTACCTAAAGCATTTTCAGGCGTAATACAAGACACTGCCTCAACTGCTACGCTATGCGCCATGCTTACAGCACGGGAAAAGAAAACCACTTCTGAAAGTAACGAAAAAGGGATTCAACACCTCAAAAAAATGCGGGTATACTGCTCTGCTGAAACCCATTCTTCGGTAGAGAAAGGTGTGAAAATCATGGGCCTGGGCAGGGAGAACCTGGTCAAAATACCGGTTGATGAAGCGCAACGTATGAGGACAGATCTGCTTAAGCTGGCAATTGAAAAAGACCTGAAAGATGATTACCAACCTCTATGTGTGGTCGCCGCGTTAGGGACCACCGGTACCCTGGCTTTTGATGACCTTGATGAAATAGCAGTAATTTGCAAGGCGTTTGATATCTGGCTGCACGTAGATGCCGCCTATGCAGGATCTGCTTTTATCCTTCCTGAATACCAGCATTATTTACAAGGCATAGAAGGAGTAGACAGCTTTGTTTTTAACCCCCACAAATGGCTGATGACTCATTTTGACTGTTCCGCTTATTTTGTCCGTGATCCCGAAGCCCTGGTTAATACATTTTCTATTTTGCCAGAATACCTTAAAACTTCCAGCCGTGGAAAAGTTAACGATTATAGAGATTGGGGAATACCCTTAGGAAGAAGGTTCAGGGCTTTAAAGGTATGGTTTGTACTGCGGAGCTTCGGCATAAATGGTTTACAGGAGACCATCAAACAACATATCAGTCTGACCGAGGAATTGGGAGCATTAATTAGGCAACAAAGTGATTTTGTGCTGAAAGTACAACGCATGAATTTATTGGCGTTTTATTATCAACCCCAAGATATTTTGGGTCAAAAACAATTGAATGACATTAATCAACAACTTATGGAACAGCTCAATGCATCAGGAAAGCTTTACCTTACCCATACCAAAGTAGACGGGCGGTTCCTCATCAGAATGGTAATCGGGCAAAGCAGCGTGGCGCGAAATCATGTGATGGAATCCTGGAAGATCATTCAGGATACTGCAAGAAAGATACATACGCCTTAA
- a CDS encoding bestrophin family protein, with the protein MIISRNIQLGRILKLTWKTDLFLLLSCTLAYIFEEYVLRDYFELPTIIPTLLGTALAFFIGFNNNQAYDRWWEARKIWGELVNDSRSWARGLLYYCGLNTSAEQTTLSQRQSLMIRRHLAFLYALKSNLRKDTDNTTYQKFLEEEEIQLVAGQSNIHNAILELQSRDLEKLEQQAIIDGFRFMEMNKLIVRLCDSMGKSERIKNTVFPTSYHYFTRLFIWIFVILITFVCTQLVGAWSILLGWLIGFVFHSTHLIGLSLLNPFDPIPSGIPLDQITRTIEINLLEMMGEEKLPQPIQPVNHEYVT; encoded by the coding sequence ATGATCATCTCGCGTAACATTCAACTCGGGCGTATATTAAAACTTACCTGGAAAACAGACTTGTTTCTATTATTATCCTGTACACTTGCCTATATTTTTGAGGAGTACGTGCTGAGAGATTATTTTGAACTTCCTACCATTATACCTACGCTACTAGGTACCGCATTAGCATTTTTTATTGGTTTTAATAATAATCAGGCATACGATCGCTGGTGGGAGGCGCGTAAAATCTGGGGTGAACTGGTGAATGACTCCCGCTCCTGGGCCAGAGGATTGCTGTATTATTGTGGATTAAATACCAGCGCTGAACAAACAACATTGTCACAAAGACAAAGTCTTATGATCAGGAGGCACTTGGCGTTTCTGTACGCGCTAAAATCCAATCTTCGTAAAGATACTGATAATACCACTTATCAGAAATTCTTAGAGGAGGAAGAGATACAATTGGTAGCAGGGCAGTCCAATATCCATAACGCGATTCTGGAGCTACAGTCCCGGGATCTTGAAAAACTGGAGCAGCAAGCGATCATTGATGGTTTTCGCTTTATGGAAATGAATAAATTGATTGTCAGGCTATGTGATAGTATGGGGAAATCCGAACGTATAAAGAACACTGTATTTCCTACTTCTTATCACTATTTTACCCGCCTCTTCATATGGATATTCGTGATCCTGATCACCTTCGTTTGTACCCAATTGGTAGGGGCATGGTCAATCTTACTGGGCTGGCTGATCGGTTTTGTTTTTCATTCCACCCATCTTATTGGTTTATCTTTACTGAATCCATTTGATCCCATACCATCTGGTATTCCCCTGGATCAGATCACCCGGACTATTGAAATTAATCTGCTGGAAATGATGGGTGAGGAAAAATTGCCGCAGCCCATTCAGCCGGTTAACCATGAGTATGTAACCTGA
- a CDS encoding alpha/beta hydrolase: protein MKNLFSVLLIVVVAYSVACGFLYAFQEKLLFFPEQLSSDYAFLFPYPFAELNYEVEDGVVLNSVLFSTKNSRGVVYYLHGNGGAINSWGEGADVFLRNGYDVLYLDYRGYGKSDGNISSEAQLIRDAQFVYDDLKKRYGESNLVLSGTSMGSGIAIQLAAHNRPHKLILNSPYASLKQLIREKVPIVPAFIIRYKLESLHYLDEVNCPMYIFHGEDDQLIPPVHASALKAAKESIKLSVLEGYGHNDLISSRAYFKKISEVLK, encoded by the coding sequence ATGAAGAACTTGTTCTCAGTTTTATTAATAGTAGTTGTAGCTTACAGTGTGGCATGTGGTTTCTTATATGCATTTCAGGAAAAGCTCTTATTTTTTCCTGAGCAACTTTCCAGCGATTATGCTTTCTTATTTCCTTACCCCTTTGCAGAACTCAACTATGAGGTAGAGGATGGAGTAGTATTGAATTCCGTACTCTTTAGCACGAAAAACAGCAGGGGAGTGGTATACTACTTACATGGAAACGGCGGAGCCATCAACAGCTGGGGAGAGGGAGCAGACGTATTCTTAAGAAATGGCTATGATGTATTGTACCTGGACTACAGAGGTTACGGAAAAAGCGATGGTAACATCAGCAGTGAAGCCCAGCTCATCCGGGATGCCCAATTTGTATATGATGACCTGAAAAAAAGGTATGGAGAAAGTAATCTCGTTTTGTCCGGTACATCCATGGGTAGCGGGATTGCCATACAACTTGCTGCTCATAACAGGCCTCACAAGCTGATACTCAATTCCCCTTATGCCAGTCTGAAGCAGTTGATACGAGAGAAAGTGCCCATAGTGCCTGCCTTTATCATCAGATACAAACTGGAATCACTGCATTATCTGGATGAAGTGAATTGTCCGATGTATATCTTTCATGGAGAAGATGATCAACTGATTCCTCCCGTCCATGCCAGCGCTTTGAAAGCAGCGAAGGAAAGTATAAAGCTGAGTGTTTTGGAGGGTTACGGTCATAATGATCTGATCAGCAGCAGAGCTTATTTTAAGAAAATAAGTGAGGTGCTGAAGTGA
- a CDS encoding glutathione peroxidase, whose protein sequence is MKSRFYEFEAVDLQGKKVNMRDFQDKTVLVVNTASKCGLAPQFDGLEKLYQNYKDKGLVVLGFPSNQFANQEPGDAKSIEEGCRLNYGVSFPMFSKVDVNGKNAHPIFKYLKSQLSGLLGGRIKWNFTKFLIDSKGKPVKRFGPTDKPEKIDKYLRKTFRNEN, encoded by the coding sequence ATGAAATCCAGATTTTATGAATTTGAAGCAGTGGATCTGCAGGGTAAGAAAGTCAATATGCGTGACTTTCAGGATAAGACAGTTTTGGTGGTGAATACGGCTAGCAAATGCGGATTAGCACCACAGTTTGACGGGCTTGAAAAACTCTATCAGAATTATAAAGATAAAGGACTGGTAGTGCTGGGCTTTCCCTCCAATCAGTTTGCAAATCAGGAACCCGGTGATGCCAAATCCATTGAAGAAGGCTGCCGCCTGAATTATGGCGTTAGCTTTCCGATGTTCTCTAAAGTAGATGTGAACGGCAAAAACGCTCATCCTATCTTCAAATACCTGAAAAGCCAGTTGAGTGGATTGTTGGGAGGCAGAATCAAATGGAATTTCACAAAATTTTTGATTGATAGTAAGGGGAAGCCGGTCAAACGCTTTGGGCCAACAGATAAACCGGAGAAAATTGATAAATACTTACGCAAAACCTTCCGTAATGAAAACTAG
- a CDS encoding Gfo/Idh/MocA family protein, with product MRRIVIISSLLLCIISMPLTAQDKTSVKIGVAGLVHDHVHWILRQAKEGEVNIVGIAEPNRALARRYADQYGFSMDIVYPDIESMLEATEPEAVTAFNEISNHLAVVQACAPKNIDVMVEKPLATNMGDAREIAKLAHQYDIEVITNYETTWYPSNHRVYAEVHDKNSIGELRKVVVRDGHKGPKEIGVSGEFLSWLTDPEKNGGGALVDFGCYGANLITWLMKGQRPESISAVVQQIKPEIYPRVDDEATIIVTYPQSQGIIQASWNWPFSRKDMSVYGKTGYIYALNAEDMKIRKDGEPEEEFKVEDSAFPFQDPFEYLSAVVRKEVIVKPSDLSSLENNLIVVEILDAAKLSASSGSTIYLR from the coding sequence ATGAGAAGAATAGTTATCATCAGCAGCCTACTCCTATGTATAATTTCAATGCCTCTTACTGCGCAAGATAAAACCAGTGTGAAAATTGGTGTTGCAGGTTTGGTACATGATCATGTACACTGGATTTTACGTCAGGCTAAAGAAGGAGAAGTCAATATAGTAGGTATCGCTGAGCCTAATCGCGCATTGGCCCGACGCTATGCCGATCAGTATGGGTTTAGCATGGATATTGTTTATCCGGATATTGAGAGCATGCTGGAAGCAACTGAGCCGGAAGCAGTTACAGCATTCAATGAAATAAGTAACCACCTGGCCGTTGTTCAGGCCTGCGCTCCAAAAAACATAGATGTAATGGTGGAAAAGCCACTGGCTACGAATATGGGAGATGCCCGTGAAATCGCCAAACTTGCCCATCAGTATGATATAGAAGTAATCACCAACTATGAAACCACCTGGTATCCTTCTAATCATAGAGTGTACGCTGAAGTGCATGATAAAAACTCTATCGGAGAACTGCGCAAAGTTGTAGTGAGGGATGGCCACAAAGGTCCCAAAGAAATCGGAGTGAGCGGTGAGTTTCTAAGCTGGCTGACTGACCCTGAAAAGAATGGGGGAGGGGCATTGGTTGATTTTGGTTGTTATGGTGCTAACCTCATTACCTGGCTGATGAAGGGACAAAGACCGGAAAGCATAAGTGCGGTAGTACAACAAATTAAGCCGGAAATTTATCCCCGGGTGGACGATGAGGCGACTATTATAGTAACTTATCCACAATCGCAGGGTATTATTCAGGCTTCCTGGAACTGGCCTTTTAGTAGAAAAGATATGTCAGTTTATGGTAAGACAGGCTATATATATGCCTTGAATGCGGAAGATATGAAAATCAGAAAAGATGGAGAACCTGAGGAGGAGTTTAAGGTTGAGGATTCAGCCTTTCCCTTTCAAGATCCTTTTGAATATTTATCAGCGGTTGTGCGTAAAGAAGTGATAGTCAAACCTTCTGATCTTTCTTCTTTGGAAAACAACCTAATCGTAGTTGAGATATTGGATGCCGCTAAATTATCGGCTTCATCTGGAAGTACGATTTATCTACGATAA
- the trxA gene encoding thioredoxin, which translates to MTNFEESVLMRSQQVPVVVDFWAPWCGPCQTLGPVIEGLAKEAGGKWELVKVNTDEQQEISARYKIRGIPAVKMFYMGEVKAEFTGVLPKHQIEKWLAENLPDEQNNQLTKLVDALFTYQHAEAVRGLEKFVIEQPAMQEAQLWLAASSLGTHPERAEVKLPENHTLYELSKQVKSLAEVMTCQEEASPKLAEKIKSAQEALKQYNYEATIKSLIEATMIDKNYCNELPRRASVALFLMLGEHHPITKNYRRQFNMALY; encoded by the coding sequence ATGACAAACTTTGAGGAAAGTGTTTTGATGAGGAGTCAGCAGGTACCTGTGGTCGTAGATTTCTGGGCTCCCTGGTGCGGGCCATGCCAGACTTTGGGTCCTGTCATTGAAGGGTTAGCAAAAGAGGCAGGGGGTAAGTGGGAACTGGTTAAGGTAAATACCGATGAGCAACAGGAAATTTCCGCTAGATATAAAATTCGTGGAATCCCAGCTGTGAAAATGTTTTATATGGGAGAGGTAAAGGCTGAGTTTACCGGTGTACTACCTAAGCATCAAATTGAGAAATGGCTGGCTGAGAACCTTCCCGATGAGCAGAATAATCAACTAACCAAATTGGTAGATGCTCTTTTTACCTATCAACATGCTGAAGCAGTAAGAGGACTTGAAAAATTTGTAATTGAGCAGCCTGCTATGCAGGAAGCCCAACTTTGGTTAGCAGCATCATCATTAGGTACGCATCCAGAGAGAGCAGAGGTAAAACTTCCTGAAAACCATACATTATACGAGCTCTCAAAGCAAGTTAAGAGTCTGGCCGAGGTGATGACTTGTCAGGAAGAAGCTAGTCCCAAATTAGCCGAGAAAATAAAGTCAGCTCAGGAAGCTTTAAAGCAATATAATTACGAAGCAACTATCAAGTCATTAATTGAGGCTACTATGATAGATAAAAATTATTGTAATGAACTCCCCCGTCGTGCTTCGGTCGCTTTATTTCTGATGCTGGGTGAACACCATCCTATTACCAAGAATTATCGTCGTCAGTTTAACATGGCTCTTTATTAA
- a CDS encoding Gfo/Idh/MocA family protein: protein MMKKQPKQKGKAMQRRDFLKGSAMSAASFMIVPRHVIGGKGYKAPSDTVNVAAIGAGGMGASNMSRLTSQNIVALADCDHNWVRESVSRDSRADLRAAYEKAKWYKDFREMLENQKDIDAVVIATPDHVHAAAANMAMKMGKHVYVQKPLTYTVHEARTLRKTAQETGVVTQMGNQGHSSDDARRINEWIQAGAIGPVRKVHVWTNRPIWPQGIDRPEGKAKVPKDLAWDIFLGPAPYVEYSPEYHPFAWRGWTDYGVGALGDMGAHLIDHPYWALGLDYPDTVEASSTPWGGEDDSKVSYPLATTVHYTFPARGMYPEVEMHWYDGGLMPSRPSVLPDEVKLDRGGGVIFEGEKGILMHETYGSNPQMYPQSLMQEYADVPQTYERIEGGRDAHEMNWIRAILGEEKACSPFEYAAPLTETMLLGVVALHTPGETLRYDGKKMEFTNKPEANKHLSRDYRDGWTLS from the coding sequence ATGATGAAAAAACAACCTAAGCAAAAAGGTAAAGCAATGCAAAGGAGAGATTTTTTGAAAGGCTCTGCCATGTCAGCAGCGTCATTCATGATCGTTCCCCGCCATGTCATTGGAGGTAAAGGATACAAAGCGCCCAGTGACACGGTAAATGTTGCCGCCATCGGAGCCGGGGGTATGGGTGCTTCTAACATGAGCCGCCTGACCAGTCAAAATATCGTTGCGCTGGCTGACTGCGACCACAATTGGGTAAGAGAGTCTGTCTCCAGAGATAGTCGTGCTGACTTGAGAGCAGCATATGAAAAGGCAAAATGGTATAAGGATTTTCGTGAGATGCTGGAAAACCAGAAAGATATTGATGCAGTGGTGATCGCCACACCTGATCATGTCCATGCTGCTGCGGCTAATATGGCTATGAAAATGGGCAAACATGTTTACGTACAAAAACCTCTAACATACACTGTGCATGAGGCACGTACGCTCCGAAAAACTGCTCAGGAAACCGGCGTAGTAACCCAAATGGGAAACCAGGGACACTCCAGCGATGATGCACGCCGTATCAACGAATGGATACAGGCAGGTGCCATAGGCCCGGTACGTAAGGTACATGTCTGGACTAACCGTCCTATCTGGCCACAGGGTATTGACCGTCCTGAAGGCAAGGCAAAAGTTCCAAAAGACCTGGCCTGGGATATTTTCCTTGGCCCTGCTCCTTATGTGGAGTATAGCCCTGAGTATCATCCATTTGCCTGGAGAGGCTGGACAGATTATGGTGTAGGAGCCTTGGGCGACATGGGAGCTCACCTGATTGACCACCCTTACTGGGCTTTAGGGCTTGATTACCCCGACACCGTAGAAGCTTCTTCAACTCCCTGGGGAGGAGAAGATGACAGCAAAGTTTCTTATCCACTGGCCACCACCGTGCATTATACCTTCCCTGCCCGCGGTATGTATCCCGAAGTAGAGATGCACTGGTATGATGGAGGATTGATGCCTTCCCGCCCCTCAGTATTACCTGATGAGGTAAAACTGGACAGAGGAGGTGGGGTTATCTTTGAAGGTGAGAAAGGTATACTGATGCACGAAACTTATGGTTCAAACCCTCAGATGTATCCTCAATCCTTGATGCAGGAGTATGCTGATGTTCCCCAGACTTATGAGAGAATAGAAGGTGGGCGCGACGCGCATGAGATGAACTGGATAAGAGCGATATTAGGTGAAGAAAAAGCATGCAGCCCGTTTGAGTATGCGGCACCGCTTACTGAAACTATGTTACTGGGTGTTGTGGCCCTACACACTCCAGGCGAAACACTACGTTATGATGGTAAGAAAATGGAGTTTACCAATAAGCCTGAAGCTAACAAACACCTGAGTCGTGATTATCGTGATGGCTGGACTTTAAGTTAA
- a CDS encoding nitroreductase family protein: MENTTTGTLSTLLEKRYSPRSFSNESVDESTLKKIFEAARLAPSSYNEQPWRFIYATKSQTEEYQRLLSCLNEFNQRWAEDAPVLIVGVAKKTFSSNGKVNRHAWYDTGAAVSFMTLKATEEDLYMHQMAGFMPQKAVEVLNIPEGYEPIVMMAMGYLGNSDRPNKERKAVEEIAFKGIWQL; this comes from the coding sequence ATGGAAAATACAACTACAGGTACTTTATCCACTTTGCTGGAGAAAAGATACAGTCCCAGATCATTTTCAAATGAAAGCGTGGATGAAAGTACTTTGAAAAAAATATTTGAGGCAGCTCGTTTAGCGCCTTCAAGCTATAATGAACAGCCCTGGCGATTTATTTATGCCACGAAAAGTCAAACGGAGGAGTACCAAAGACTTCTCTCATGTTTAAATGAGTTCAATCAGAGATGGGCGGAAGATGCTCCAGTTCTCATAGTAGGAGTCGCTAAAAAAACCTTTTCTTCTAACGGCAAAGTTAATCGCCATGCCTGGTACGATACGGGTGCAGCCGTAAGTTTTATGACATTAAAGGCTACTGAAGAAGATCTATATATGCATCAGATGGCTGGCTTTATGCCCCAAAAAGCTGTTGAAGTGCTTAACATTCCCGAAGGGTACGAACCTATCGTTATGATGGCTATGGGTTATCTGGGAAACAGTGACAGGCCTAACAAAGAAAGAAAAGCTGTTGAAGAAATAGCTTTTAAGGGAATCTGGCAACTATAA